A genomic region of Candidatus Marimicrobium litorale contains the following coding sequences:
- a CDS encoding fumarylacetoacetate hydrolase family protein, with protein sequence MDQNKIRSLGDELYAALRSQSTLAPLTEREEGITIEDAYHISLRMVSQRVKCDSERIVGKKIGVTSKPVQDMLGVFQPDFGFLTDRMEFADKAVIPIAGNMIQPRAEGEIAFRLKADLSGPGVTEQDVLDATATIMPCFEIVDSRIHDWNIKIQDTVADNASCGVYVLGKNEVNPRDFDLPNLKMQIFKNGEFHSEGLGSAVQGNPLTAVAWLANTLGEFGIPFKAGELILSGSLAPLIPVQAGDKMSLEIAGIGGCSCAFS encoded by the coding sequence ATGGATCAGAATAAAATTCGCAGTCTAGGCGATGAACTTTACGCTGCCTTGCGCAGCCAATCGACGCTTGCGCCCCTTACGGAGAGGGAAGAGGGGATCACTATCGAGGATGCCTATCATATTTCATTGCGCATGGTGAGCCAGCGCGTTAAATGTGACTCGGAACGAATCGTAGGTAAAAAAATCGGTGTTACCAGTAAACCCGTGCAGGATATGCTCGGAGTATTCCAACCCGACTTTGGATTTCTAACGGATAGAATGGAGTTCGCCGATAAAGCTGTTATTCCAATTGCAGGCAATATGATTCAGCCGAGGGCCGAGGGTGAAATCGCGTTTCGCCTCAAGGCGGATCTTTCGGGCCCGGGAGTAACAGAGCAGGATGTCCTTGATGCTACCGCAACAATCATGCCCTGTTTCGAAATCGTCGATTCCCGGATTCACGATTGGAATATCAAGATACAGGATACCGTTGCAGACAACGCCTCTTGCGGTGTCTATGTGCTGGGTAAGAATGAGGTAAATCCCAGGGATTTTGATCTGCCTAATTTGAAAATGCAGATATTCAAGAATGGCGAGTTTCATTCCGAGGGTCTCGGGAGTGCAGTACAGGGTAACCCACTGACTGCCGTGGCGTGGTTGGCCAATACCCTGGGTGAGTTCGGGATTCCGTTTAAGGCAGGTGAGCTCATCCTGTCAGGTTCGCTGGCACCTCTCATCCCTGTGCAAGCGGGGGACAAGATGTCCCTCGAGATTGCGGGCATAGGGGGGTGTAGTTGTGCCTTTTCTTAG